The DNA window AGATGAAGATGTCGCCGACATCCGCGATAGCCGAGCTGACATTCGTCCTGCCAAGGCCGGTGATCTGGCTCAGCCGGTCCCACAATATCCACACGCCGATGCTGCCGAGCAGCAGCACCTTGGCGATGGACTTCATCAGTTCGATCAGCCCCTGCATCCCGAAGATCCGCTTGAGGCCCGCGGCCGGGTTGAGCTTTTCGGGCTTGGGCGCGAAGGCGCCGGGGCGGAAACCCAGCGATCCCAGCAGGGCGGGCGCGGCGATGGCGGCGAGGAAAGTCGCCAGCATCACGCCTCCGACCGGCAGCAGGATGCCCGTCAGCAAAACAGCGCCGCGATCCGCCGGGGAAAAATCGACGATGTCCTCGCGCCGGAAGCGGAGCGCATCGGTCAGCATGTGCGACAGGGCGTCGATCAGCGCAGGGCCGATCACCGCCATACAGCCGATGCCCGCCATCACGACCAGCGCTGTGCCGAGTTCGCGGGACTGGAGGATGTCGCCCTTTTTGGCGGCGTCCTGCAATTTCTTGGCTGTCGGCTTTTCGGTCTTTTCGCCCGCTTCGCTCCCGCCCGCCATGTCAGCGGCCCTCCGACAGGTCGCGCGCCTGTTCGAGACCTGCCTTGAGCGCTGCGGTCATCCCCTCCGCCATGATCGGCACGCCGATCGCGAGGAGCACCAGCCCCGCCATCATCGCCATCGGCATGCCCACGGCGAAAAGGTTGAGCGAAGGTGCCGCGCGGGACAGCATCCCCATCATGATCTGCACGAGGACGAGCGCGAAGGCGACCGGCAGCGCGACGGTGACGCCCGCGCCCAGCAGCGATCCGCCGAATTCGATCATGCGCCATATCGTGTCGTTCGACAGCAGCCCCGCGCCCGGCGGGATCGCGACATAGCTTTGCACGACGAAGCTGGCGAGCAGCAGGTGTCCGTCCATCCCGAGCAGAAGGAAGGTGGCGAGGATCGACAGGAACTGCCCCACCGCCTGCGTCCCCTGCCCGGAAGACGGATCGACCATCGCCGCGAAGTTGAGACCCATGGCGTTGCCGATCACTTCGCCCGCGACGAAGGCGGCGGCATAGCCGATCTGCACGGCGAACCCCATGGCGAGGCCCGCAAGCACTTCGCCCGCGACCAGCATGATGCCCTCGATGCTGGCGACGCCGTCCTGGGGGAGCTGGATCGTGACGCTGTTGAGCGCGGCAAGGCCGAGCGCGAGCGCGAGGATGAGGCGGAGCTGAAGCGGCACGGCGGGCGCGCCGAACACCGGCGCGGCGATGAAGGCCGCTCCCGGTCGGATCATGGCGATCAGCCAGATCCAGAGCTGCGTTTCGACGCCCGCAAAGCCCGGCGCGATCATTGGAGAAGGTCCGGAATGCGCTCGAATATCTCGCGGGTGAAATCGGCGATGAGGACCATGATCGACCCGCCGAACAGCACCAGCATGCCGCCAACCACCAGCAGTTTGGGAATGAAGCTCAACGTCTGTTCGTTGATGGACGTGGCCGCCTGAACCATGCCGATGACGAGGCCCGCGATCAGCGCCGGTATCAGGATGGGCGCAGCCGCGAGCGCCGTGATCCACAGCGCCTGCTGGGCCAGACCCATGAAGAAGTCGGCGTTTTCCATCAGAGGCTACACCCCACGCCCGTTCGTTTCGAGCGAAGTCGAGAAACATCCGCGCAAACGGTTCTCGACTGCGCTCGAACCGAACGGAGAGGAGATGCAGCGGCGCGTCATATCGCGAACGACCCCGCCAGCGACCCCATGGTCAGCGCCCATCCATCGACCAGCACGAAAAGCAGCAGCTTGAAGGGCATCGAGATGATGGTGGGAGACAGCATCATCATGCCGAGCGCCATCAGCGTCGAAGCGACCACCAGGTCGATGATGAGGAAGGGGAGGAAGATCATGAACCCGATCTGGAACGCGGTCTTGAGTTCGCTGGTGACGAAAGCCGGAAGCAGGATTGTGAAGGGGATGTCGTCGGGCGTGCGGAAGGCGGGCGCCTTGGCGAGATTGGCGAAGAGCTTCAGATCGCTCTCGCGCGTCTGCTTGGCCATGAACCCGTGCAGCACCTTGCCCGACCGGCCTACCGCTTCCTCGATGCTGATCTGCCCCTTGCCATAGGGATCGAAGGCCTGCGCATTGATCGTGTCGATGGCGGGCCGCATCACGAAAAGCGAGAGGAAGAGCGCAAGGCCCACCAGCACCTGATTGGGAGGGGTCTGTTGCAGGCCCAGCGCCTGACGCAGCAGCGACAGGACAATGATGATGCGGGTGAAGCTGGTCATCATGAGGATCAGCGACGGCAGCACCGTCAGCAGGCTCATGAGGATCAGGATTTGCAGGGATAGCGAAAGCGAACGCCCGTCGCCCGACACCTGACCCAGCGCGCGGGTCAGCGCACCGCCATTGTCGACCGGCGCGGCAGGCGTTGCCGCTGCCTGCGCCAGCGCGGGTTCGGCAAGGGCGAGGCCAGCGACGAGCAGCGCGCCGCCGATCAGCCAGAGCGTCTTACCGCGCACGGGTGGCGTCGCCTTCCGCGATCTTCTCGATCCGGTTGCGGGTGACGGCGACGAGGATCTTCCTGCCCTCGAACTCGACAACGGCGAGCTTGCCGAACGCGCCCATGGGCAGCGCTTCCAGAAGTTTGAGCGAACGGTCGCCCTGCCCCGCGCCGATCATGCCGGGCTGATATTTGCGCCACAGCCACAGCGCGCCGAACGCCATGCCGCCGACCAGCGGCAGGAGGATCAGCAGTTTGACGAAATACCAGACCATTGAAGGGCCGCCCGCTTGTCGTGGTTAATGCCTGTCGATTCGCACTTTCCGCGTCCAAGGCAAGCGCAAAATCACAAGGCCTGCGGTCAGCCGCGCCGTTCGATGCCCGCGAGGCGGTTTTCGGTGGCGGCGATGTCGACGATACGGATGCCATAACGGCCGTTGACCGTGACGACCTCCCCCTTTGCGATCAGCGCGCCGTTGACCATGATGTCGAGCAGATCGTCGGCCTGCCGGTCCAGCTCCACGATGGAGCCTTCGGCCAGATCCATGACCTCGGCGAGGCGCAGCGATGTCGAGCCGACCTCCACCGACATGCGCACGGGAATGTCGGCCAGCAGCCTGAACTGCCGGTTATTCGTCATCCGGCTCACCGGATCGTCGCCCTGATCCAGGCGGGGCGCTTCGCTCATATCGCTCATTGGTCGGTTTCCTGTGCAAGCTTTTCAATCTGGAATGCGGCGCGGCCATCCTGTTCGCCGACGCTGCCATGGGCGACGATGCGGTTGCCCACGATGAGGGGCAGCGAACGGCCGATGGTGACGGGGATGACATCGCCGACCTTCAACTGCATGAGGTCGGCGATGGACAGATTGGGGCGCGCCACCACGGTGCGCGCGGGCAGGCGGATGTCGCGCATGCGGCGCGCGATGCGCGTCTGCCATACCGGATCGCGATGTTCGTCGTCGGCCGGGAGGTTCGTGCCCGT is part of the Sphingobium amiense genome and encodes:
- the fliQ gene encoding flagellar biosynthesis protein FliQ; translated protein: MENADFFMGLAQQALWITALAAAPILIPALIAGLVIGMVQAATSINEQTLSFIPKLLVVGGMLVLFGGSIMVLIADFTREIFERIPDLLQ
- a CDS encoding EscU/YscU/HrcU family type III secretion system export apparatus switch protein, with protein sequence MAGGSEAGEKTEKPTAKKLQDAAKKGDILQSRELGTALVVMAGIGCMAVIGPALIDALSHMLTDALRFRREDIVDFSPADRGAVLLTGILLPVGGVMLATFLAAIAAPALLGSLGFRPGAFAPKPEKLNPAAGLKRIFGMQGLIELMKSIAKVLLLGSIGVWILWDRLSQITGLGRTNVSSAIADVGDIFIFTCLAMAGGLFLIAGIDVPAQIMQRAKRLGMSKQEIKDEHKESEGSPELKGHIRRRQFEVLSGSTRKAVAESTVIITNPTHFAVALRYRPGQDSAPVVVARGCDAIAAAIRELADTNGVTVLQYPELARAIYFTSRAGQIINEGLYMAVATVIAFVFRVQNRMASEMDRPFITVPDELRFDAEGQKETAK
- the fliN gene encoding flagellar motor switch protein FliN; its protein translation is MSDMSEAPRLDQGDDPVSRMTNNRQFRLLADIPVRMSVEVGSTSLRLAEVMDLAEGSIVELDRQADDLLDIMVNGALIAKGEVVTVNGRYGIRIVDIAATENRLAGIERRG
- the fliR gene encoding flagellar biosynthetic protein FliR; amino-acid sequence: MIAPGFAGVETQLWIWLIAMIRPGAAFIAAPVFGAPAVPLQLRLILALALGLAALNSVTIQLPQDGVASIEGIMLVAGEVLAGLAMGFAVQIGYAAAFVAGEVIGNAMGLNFAAMVDPSSGQGTQAVGQFLSILATFLLLGMDGHLLLASFVVQSYVAIPPGAGLLSNDTIWRMIEFGGSLLGAGVTVALPVAFALVLVQIMMGMLSRAAPSLNLFAVGMPMAMMAGLVLLAIGVPIMAEGMTAALKAGLEQARDLSEGR
- the fliP gene encoding flagellar type III secretion system pore protein FliP (The bacterial flagellar biogenesis protein FliP forms a type III secretion system (T3SS)-type pore required for flagellar assembly.), giving the protein MRGKTLWLIGGALLVAGLALAEPALAQAAATPAAPVDNGGALTRALGQVSGDGRSLSLSLQILILMSLLTVLPSLILMMTSFTRIIIVLSLLRQALGLQQTPPNQVLVGLALFLSLFVMRPAIDTINAQAFDPYGKGQISIEEAVGRSGKVLHGFMAKQTRESDLKLFANLAKAPAFRTPDDIPFTILLPAFVTSELKTAFQIGFMIFLPFLIIDLVVASTLMALGMMMLSPTIISMPFKLLLFVLVDGWALTMGSLAGSFAI
- a CDS encoding FliO/MopB family protein, which codes for MVWYFVKLLILLPLVGGMAFGALWLWRKYQPGMIGAGQGDRSLKLLEALPMGAFGKLAVVEFEGRKILVAVTRNRIEKIAEGDATRAR